TCGAATAATCTTGCTCAATAAACCTTTTGGAACATCTTTATCTCCATGATCAGGAATTGTCTAAACAGGAACCGATAGCTTCAGTAATATTTTTTATGGCCTCGTCAATGGTATAGCCATAACTATGGCATCCTTTGAAAACAGGACAAGTTACTATAAACACATCATCAGCATCCTGTTCAATGATTATAGGGAAATGTTTTCTTTTCACAATAGTCCTCCCTCTACGCGTCTAACCATATGCCGTTATCATAAAAGACTTATACTACAGGCTTATTTTATCGTTAAGGGCTTTGGCAAGTCAATATAAGTTTTAAGTGTTCAGTTTTAAGTTTTAAGTTGGTTTCTTATGGAGGTTATGAGGCCTTGGAGCATGGCGGAGATTTGTTTTAGTTCGGTGATCAGGGTTTTGGTGTCTGATGGGGTTAGGGTGCCGATGCGTTGGGCTATGTAGAGTTGGGTGCGGAGTTCGGCGGCGGAGCCTTTGGCGATGTTGAGGAATCGGATGAACTCGGGTTTTGAATCTCTTTCTGCGCCTTCGGCAATGTTGCTGGCAATTGAAACCGCTGACCGGGTGATCTGATCCTTCAAACCAAAATCCCGGCAGCCTTTCATCATCTCATAAATCTCCACTGCCACCCGGCAACCCCTCTTCCACACCTCCAACTCCTCAAACGAAGTATAAGCCACCCATTCCTCCCTTTCTTAAAACTTAACACTTAAAACTTAAAACTCTCCGCCCGATATACCTCGGACAATCCCTGTTCCAAAGGTATAGACGGAACCCACCCCAGGGATTTGAGTTTGGACACATCCAGGAGTTTGCGGGGGGTGCCGTCGGGTTTGGTGGTGTCAAAGGTCAGGCGGCCGGTGAAGCCTGTGACTTTGGCGATGGTTTCGGCCAGTTCCCGGATGGTGCAGTCAACGCCCGTGCCCACGTTGATGTGGGAGAGCATGGGTTGGGTGTGGGACTGGTATGTGGCGGCATCCAGGTTCATGACGTGGACGGTGGCGGCGGCCATGTCGTCCACGTGCAGAAACTCCCGCATGGGGGTGCCTGATCCCCAGATCACCACTTCCGGGGCCTGTTGCCGGACGGCTTCGTGGAACCGGCGCAGCAGGGCCGGGATCACGTGGCTGTTTTCCGGGTGGTAGTTGTCCCCGGGGCCGTACAGGTTGGTGGGCATGACGCTGCGAAAGTCCGTGCCATACTGGCGGTTGTAGCTCTCGCACAGCTTGATGCCGGCGATCTTGGCAATGGCGTAGGGTTCGTTGGTGGGCTCCAGGGGGCCGGTCAGCAGCATCTCTTCTTTCATGGGCTGGGGAACCTCTCTGGGATAGATGCAGCTACTGCCCAGAAAAAGCAGTTTTTGGACCCCGCTCTGGTGGGCCGCATGAATCACGTTGTTTTGAACCATCAGGTTTTCATAGATGAATTCCGCCGGATAGGTGTTGTTGGCATGAATCTCGCCGACTTTGGCCGCAGCCAGGTAC
This sequence is a window from Desulfotignum phosphitoxidans DSM 13687. Protein-coding genes within it:
- a CDS encoding type II toxin-antitoxin system HicB family antitoxin; its protein translation is MKRKHFPIIIEQDADDVFIVTCPVFKGCHSYGYTIDEAIKNITEAIGSCLDNS
- a CDS encoding four helix bundle protein: MAYTSFEELEVWKRGCRVAVEIYEMMKGCRDFGLKDQITRSAVSIASNIAEGAERDSKPEFIRFLNIAKGSAAELRTQLYIAQRIGTLTPSDTKTLITELKQISAMLQGLITSIRNQLKT
- the fcl gene encoding GDP-L-fucose synthase, whose protein sequence is MMKIFVAGHRGMVGSAIVRRLNALGQTHIITRTRQELDLLDQQAVMDFMQSEKPDQVYLAAAKVGEIHANNTYPAEFIYENLMVQNNVIHAAHQSGVQKLLFLGSSCIYPREVPQPMKEEMLLTGPLEPTNEPYAIAKIAGIKLCESYNRQYGTDFRSVMPTNLYGPGDNYHPENSHVIPALLRRFHEAVRQQAPEVVIWGSGTPMREFLHVDDMAAATVHVMNLDAATYQSHTQPMLSHINVGTGVDCTIRELAETIAKVTGFTGRLTFDTTKPDGTPRKLLDVSKLKSLGWVPSIPLEQGLSEVYRAESFKF